The Pungitius pungitius chromosome 10, fPunPun2.1, whole genome shotgun sequence genome has a window encoding:
- the prmt2 gene encoding protein arginine N-methyltransferase 2, whose translation MQAEEEDEVSVEEYVARSSFTGNDNDQLSFSSGDVLLVHAKTSSEWWWAELRGVKGYVPASYLLQGAQEGEEEEEEEDPWQHKEYFGSYGTLRLHLEMLSDKSRTETYRQVILSNSASLRNKVVMDLGCGTGIISLFCAQLAEPSEVYAVEASSMAEYTRQLVKQNGCEELVTVLQGRAEEIELPERVDVLVSEWMGNCLLFEFMVESVLRARDRWLKEGGVMWPSSAALSLVPCQADSYYAETMAFWEQPYGLDFTPLQPLAQQEFFTKPKFSHVIEPEDCLTAPCDVLQLDMYTLQVKDLEEIKGHFHFCVEKSGVFHGFSAWFKVQFESLQRGGAPVELNTGPNSEPTHWKQTLFMLDRPVSVHAEDAISGSISLRRNPVWRRHMTVTLHWSVNCSQVGTKSFPMWR comes from the exons ATGCaggcggaggaagaggatgaggtgTCTGTTGAAGAGTATGTGGCCCGGTCGAGCTTCACCGGAAATGACAATGACCAG CTTAGTTTTAGCAGCGGGGACGTGCTGCTCGTGCACGCCAAAACTTCGTCAGAGTGGTGGTGGGCAGAGTTGCGTGGGGTCAAAGGTTACGTTCCTGCCAGCTACCTGCTCCAGGGCGctcaggagggagaggaggaggaggaggaggaggacccatGGCAACATAAAGAATACTTTGGCAGTTATGGGACACTG AGGCTTCACTTGGAGATGTTGTCCGATAAGAGCCGCACTGAGACGTACCGACAGGTTATTCTCAGCAACAGCGCTTCTCTGAGGAACAAGGTGGTGATGGATCTTGGCTGCGGGACTGGCATCATCAGCCTTTTCTGCGCTCAACTGGCAGAACCCTCAGAG GTGTATGCAGTGGAGGCCAGCTCCATGGCAGAGTACACCAGACAGCTGGTGAAGCAGAACGGCTGCGAGGAGTTGGTCACGGTGCTGCAGGGACGAGCCGAGGAGATCGAACTACCTGAGCGGGTGGACGTCCTGGTGTCGGAGTGGATGGGAAACTGCCTGCTG TTTGAGTTCATGGTGGAGTCGGTACTGCGGGCCAGGGACCGCTGGCTTAAGGAAGGTGGTGTCATGTGGCCGTCATCTGCTGCCCTCAGCCTAGTGCCATGTCAGGCCGACAGCTATTATGCCGAGACCATGGCCTTCTGGGAGCAGCCTTATGGCCTGGACTTCACTCCTCTTCA GCCCTTGGCACAGCAAGAGTTCTTCACCAAGCCCAAGTTCAGTCATGTGATTGAGCCCGAAGACTGCCTAACGGCGCCCTGCGACGTCCTACAGCTGGACATGTACACTCTGCAGGTCAAAGACCTGGAG GAAATAAAGGGTCACTTTCATTTCTGTGTGGAAAAGTCTGGTGTTTTTCACGGGTTCAGCGCCtggttcaaagttcagtttgaGAGCCTGCAGAGGGGAGGTGCCCCCGTGGAGCTCAACACCGGACCGAACTCTGA GCCCACACATTGGAAGCAGACTCTGTTCATGCTGGACAGGCCAGTTAGTGTGCATGCTGAAGATGCCATCAGTGGAAGCATCAGCCTGCGCAGGAACCCGGTCTGGAGACGCCACATGACAGTCACCCTGCACTGGAGCGTTAACTGCAGCCAG GTTGGGACAAAGAGTTTCCCCATGTGGAGGTGA
- the ercc1 gene encoding DNA excision repair protein ERCC-1: protein MKKRFNINLDDTAFVKERTPPKPQFQPSFKRGENTSGATSSSAEAASEPVDRPLSYADYIVQSKNTVAAPAQTQGCSKLLKSVCAGVTNRKQNESDSVSSASGGCETLQVLAEGGEGESEGDKKSEDPQVAATHQKEGNGDPRPDPSPGLGPKTVGSGSSIIVSPRQRGNPILKFVRTVPWEFGDVAPDYVLGQTTCALFLSLRYHNLNPNYIHDRLKQLGHTFTLRVLLVQVDVKDPHHTLKELARICIMADCTLILAWSPEEAGRYLETYKSYEKKPADLLKEQVEKNYLSKVTDCLTTVKSVNKTDAITLLSTFSSVEGIISASKEDLVLCPGLGPQKARRLHDVLHKPFLKSKTKDS from the exons ATGAAGAAGAGGTTTAACATCAACCTAGACGACACAGCATTTGTCAAAGAAAGAACCCCG CCCAAGCCGCAGTTTCAACCTTCATTCAAAAGAGGCGAAAACACCTCCGGCGCCACCTCATCTTCAGCGGAGGCGGCTTCTGAGCCCGTGGACCGGCCCCTTTCCTATGCAGATTATATCGTCCAGAGCAAAAACACTGTGGCTGCTCCTGCTCAGACACAAGGGTGCTCCAAACTGCTCAAGTCAGTGTGTGCTGGGGTTACCAATCGGAAGCAAAATGAGTCCGATTCCGTGTCCTCTGCCTCGGGCGGATGTGAAACACTGCAGGTGCTTGCTGAAGGGGGTGAAGGTGAATCTGAAGGGGATAAGAAGAGCGAGGACCCACAAGTGGCCGCCACACACCAGAAAGAGGGGAACGGTGACCCAAGGCCAGATCCAAGTCCAGGTCTGGGTCCAAAAACAGTAGGATCTGGGAGCAGCATTATAGTCAGTCCTCGACAG AGGGGAAATCCCATCCTGAAGTTTGTGAGGACTGTCCCATGGGAGTTTGGAGATGTTGCACCAGATTATGTCTTGGGTCAGACAACTTGTGCTCTCTTCCTCAG TCTAAGGTATCACAATCTCAATCCAAACTATATCCATGACCGTCTGAAGCAGCTTGGGCATACTTTTACCCTGCGAGTGTTACTGGTACAAGTAGATGTG AAAGATCCTCATCATACGTTGAAGGAGCTCGCTCGCATCTGCATCATGGCTGACTGCACTCTCATCTTGGCTTGGAG TCCAGAGGAAGCAGGGCGTTACCTGGAAACATACAAGTCATATGAAAAGAAACCTGCAGACTTACTGAAGGAGCAGGTTGAGAAAAACTACCTGTCAAAA gttactGATTGCCTGACCACTGTGAAGTCTGTAAACAAGACCGATGCCATTACCTTGCTGTCTACTTTCTCA TCTGTGGAAGGAATCATCAGTGCCTCTAAGGAAGACTTGGTTCTCTGTCCAGGCCTCGGACCACAAAAA GCACGGCGACTCCACGATGTGCTCCACAAGCCCTTCCTCAAGTCAAAGACAAAAGACAGCTGA